Genomic segment of Mercurialis annua linkage group LG6, ddMerAnnu1.2, whole genome shotgun sequence:
taaaaagtcacgaccttttacacgaattttcattttaatcacgatttttaaaaattatcatataaaaccacgatctttcatttttttttcaattctatcaccaaatcaatttttggtgtatttttgatgacgtggccacTATAATCtggcagatttgaaaaaaaaatgaaaggtaaaatttatcggaaaaatagtcggtgatagatttgaaaaaaatgaaaggtcatggttttatatggcatttttaaaagttgtgattaaaatgaaattcgtgtaaaggtcatgactttttatggaattaactcaaaatattaaaaattaaatataagttttaatacttgtaataaatcaaaaaaacaatatactaaattctttaaattataaCAATTTTCTAAATTATACTAGGTTCTAGCATTGtattaacaatttttatttaatatcaattttaacaattataattttgagttcattattcaaaattatgataaactttaaaatatttaaaatttcgctaaattttaataatacctaCCATTTCACGAACATTGGATAATAAAtcaacaattttaacaattacggttttctataattttaaacACTAAAATCAAATACTaaaaatctttttaaattataacatttttctaaattatactaggtttcaacattttattaacaatttttatttaataacaattttaacaattataatttCGAGTTCATTATTCTAAATTATGAcaattttaaagtatttaaaattCCGCTAAACTTTAACAATACCTACCATTTTACGAACACTGAATAATAAATcaacaattttaataattacggttttctaacattttaaacactaaaataaaatactaaaaattttaatatttttctatatttgacTAATCCCTAGAATTTAGGGTTACactaaattctttaaattataatagtttttttaatttaaactaattattaacatctaactaaaaatttatatttaaaattaaaatgaataaaatatcCACTCACCTCTTGTAGTCCTCAGAAATATAGTACGATGTCCATTGCTAAAATTTCAACGCCTTACTCCGATATTCCGAAATTACAAAATCCCAAAACCGAAAAAACTCTAcagattaatattttattttaaaaatggaaaaaaaatgagagttttcttttttaaaattgataattttaaaaaaatattaaaaggagTAGGTTTGGGTGTGCTCACCTAGCAGGGAATCTGATTCCCATGTGGGATGTGGGAGTCAGTTGATTCCCATGTGGCAATCAGTTGACCACTGATACGGAGTGGTCAACTGATTCCCACATGGGAATCAACTAATTCCCATGTGGGAATCAGATTAGCTCcccttaattaaaattaagggAGTCCGCAACTCATAGTTGCTAGCACACCCACCTAGCAGGGAATCTGATTCCCATGTGGGATGTGGGAGTCAGTTGATTCCCATGTGGCAATCAGTTGACCACTGATACGGAGTGGTCAACTGATTCCCACATGGGAATCAACTAATTCCCATGTGGGAATCAGATTAGCTCCCCTTAATTCCGCAATTCATAGTTGCGGATTCGTGCATGAATTTACAACTATGAGTTGCAGATTCTATAACAGGCACTTTTAcggaattatatatttttggaaattttttggGAAAAAACcgttaaaggacgtgattaaaatgaaacaaatgtATAAAGacagtgattttatatggaaataATCCTTTATTTAACTATAAATTAGTTCATAAACTCTTAATCGAACTTCTATACAAGCTAGTTTGTAAACTCTTTATAGATGTCATACGCAAATCAATTCacgaactcttaatcgagctTATATACGAGCTCATCCACGACAATTAAATATCCTCATATACGAGTTGTTCGTgaacataaacgagccgaacaacACTATATGGCATGTTCAACTCATTTAAATAAGAGCATAAAATCAAGCTCGAACTTGATTCGTTTAAGATACAAACAAACACGTACTGATCTCTTATCGAGCCAAACACCGAACTGCTTGTGAGCATGTCAGCTCGTTTACAGCCTTAAAGGAACTCTTATCGCCACTAACAATGCGTTTTACATATTGCAATATGACACTTGAATAGCATTTGATGCACATTATCTACACAAGTCATTGACACATTATAACACTTGAACAAGATATCAACATACAGCATTCCTTGATGACATGTGAAAATTTGACATATAAAACACTTATTTTCTATAAAACTTgtttacttttatatatagaaatagtctttatttgttaattggttTGTGACGGTGATAGTTTGAAATAATCCAAAAATGGTAAAGACATCGATTTGCATACTCATTTTCATagatatttttatcttttttgaatCCATATTTGTATCCAGAATTTGCGAATAACCTACTATCATATTATATTGAGAATCCAAAAGATGATTTGTCAGTATAGAATCTTAGACGGATGTTGTTtgcttgtaattttttttttttatagatgacTATAatcatgaaaaaaataaatacatggATTCAGAAAAAGATAACAATATcgattaaaacaaatattatccAAATCGTCGTTACCCATCATTTATGGATGATTTCATTTTACCATCATCGTATGAGCCAACAATGAATAAAGACAAGTtctacatataaaaaaatacctgAATTCCCAGGTCACCAAAAAATTCACATGTTAAAATTTAGTATGAATATCATTTTGTATCAATAATTTGTATAAATAATATCCAAATGTCATTCAAGTGTCGTGTTGCATGCAATGCATGCTTAGGCCATGTCCATGCGTTATACAAGTGCCATGTTGCATGTTATACATGTTAATGTGTCAATTGTAAAATGTATGATGTGAAGGTAAGAGGTCCCCCgacctctataaatagagttTTGTTAAGGAGGACTTGACACGCACAACCTTTGACTGTTATAAGTATTaatgaaatgctttgtttttaAACATCTCCATCTGGTTCAATTTGTTAATATATGAGGGTTGATAAAATGTCTTAGTAAAACGGCTTTGATCCTGTATACCGAACCATATTAACCAAAATTATATGAAAACCAAATCGAAATATTCAGATTCGGTTCGGTCGAAAACCGTAATATATTTGTATGATTTTTAGAAcgaaaaagaaacaaatttttaaaaaaaaaatggagtaCACATGTCTTAAAATAGGTTTGACCTTTTAAAAAGTATGTGTGTTAAAACGCTCTATGTTCAGGGGGTTTTGACACATATGTACCTCTAAGGCTTTACAAATTATGAATTTGTGcccctaaaaaaaattaattccaattTTATAACTGGACCCATAAAATTAGGATGCATTTCGCAATAAGACATTGTGGAATGCCAATGCCCAAGTGCGTAATGCCCTGGGCATTTTCTGCCAATGATGGCAGGGAATCTTACCTAATGATTGGCAACCAATCAGTAagattacaaaaattaaataagaatatattaaaattaaaaatttaattaaaaatatattaattagaaaTATTCAATTAACTATTGTGATATtcagttttaaaatataattgataaaaattattttttatcaatattaatttaatattctttacttttattaattttaaatgaaatgaaataattaatttttaattctgaTAATGGAGAACATGCGAAAAATTGAGATTATTctacatatattatttttaattcttaccaattttcaaaattatcaattttaaaaaaattgagattaatttttaattctgcATGCGAAAATTCagataatttcatttaaaattgataaataattaattaattttaaatgaaaaaaaaattaatttttaattccaCATGCTCTCCGTAATCGGAATtgagattataattttaaaattgataaaaattataaaattaatcattttattatagtattcagttttaaaatatattgataaaaattaatttttatcaattttaattctaatatttctttcttttattcattttaaatgaaatgaagtaattaatttgataacaGACTGcatattaaaagaaataaaataattaatttttttatcaattttaattctaGTATTCCTTGATTTCATCaatgaaatgaaataaattgaaattaattttaattaatgggattaattaaaaatatattaattagaaattaatttcaaatttatgtcACGGATCACATCTGGCTTGATACATTAATTAGAAATATATTAAGATTATAGTTActaattaaatgttttaattgcTTTTATAAATTACcgttataaaaattattataaaacggACCGCAtattaaatgaaatgaaataattaaaattaacttcaattatttattaattttaaatgaaacgAAATAATCTCAATTTTCCGCATgcagaattaaaaattaatctcaATTTTTCCAAAACCGATAACTTTGAAAATTgataagaattaaaaatgatttcTATACAATGATTTCAATTTTCCGTATgcaaccaaaattaaaaattaattatttcatttcatttaaattaataaaaacaagaaacactaaaattaaaattgataaaatttaatttttatcaatatatttcAAAACTGAATTTTAcaccaattaattaaatatttttaattaacacatttctaattaattttttaattttaatatatttttaattaatttgttttttaatcttACGTTGCCCAATCATTGTGTAAGATTCACTACCATATGGGCATTTCGCACTTGGGCATTGCGAAATGCCCTTAATTATGCCTTAAATAATTAAGGCATTCCCCGAATTCCGCAATAGGGTATTGCGGAATGTGTCCCAATTTTGTGGGTCCAGGCACAAaattggaattaatttttttaggggCACAAATTCGAATTTAAAGCCTCAGAGGCACACACACATGTGTCAAAAACCCCCAAGCTCTAGACATTTAAAATGCCAAGACATCGAATTAAATGAAGTTTTGATAATTAAGGAAGCAAGAAAGATTACCTTGTTGAAGTTCCATATCTTGAGAAGAGTTTTCATGTCAAACAAAGGGTTATTGAAGAGGCAATCTCTAGTAGGCAAGGCAAAATGCTGACACTTAGGAATGGTGCCATCAGGATACACAAGTTTCTTCAGGAGTTCAAAATCATGGCAACCAACAGAGTCACTAACATATACAGGTCCACCGCAGATGGCTCTTGAACCGGCATGAAACTTGGCACACAAGTGATCCGACTGAAACATGTCCCAATCAGGGTGTAAAATTTGCCCCATCCACAGGCTGTTATAGGCACAGTGGATCATATGAACTCCTTGTAGCCAGTAAGCTCCTGTCGGATCACCATTTGGATCTTGGAACCAGAAATCGTCACCTGCAAATCAATTTTCGTAACTGAAATCAGAAATAGTCGTTTCTCCTTTAAATAACTTGTTTGATAtaagcaaaataattttatatattcaacTTTGACGGTTCAACGgatatatacttaaaataaaattttgatagtTTGATCTATTAATTTTGTGAATTGAATTGAAACAATTAAATCCAACACAATTAAGTTGACGGACGGgataatttaaacttttaaaagaatttatttgtcaaaaggggtcaaaattatacatatataaatttatttgctTTTGATATATAGACTTAATTTCTGACCTGTTCTTCCCATGGATATCTGCTTTGTACCGAGGAAGAAGAAATCGTTGCACTGGTGCATGCTAGAAATCATTCCACTTCCTTTGAAATTTTTTGCTATTGAATCTGATAACCCTTTGTAATAAGCCTTTGCAAGCTCAACTCGACCTCCATGTTCTTCAGATACGTATTCAAGAGTCTGCAATTACAAATTCAGAACTGAAATTGATGCAGAGCAATAATCTTTATGGAAtcataatttttgattgatttgaaattataaacCCTATGTCAAATCATAAATAGATGATTCAAAGATCTATTTTAGTTCCTACGTTTATCCGTGATCAATTAACTTTTTTCAGTTAAAAAAATCCATCGTTTTAGGTGTTTTTTGTGTTGTTAATGGGTTGGTGTATTAATcagattcaatttttatttattttctattattattagaGTTATTGTTTACATAATAAATATGTGTGCCAAAACGGATTGGCGGATTGCATTCATGTTATATCGATTGATTCTGTTAACAGTTAATAAGTCAATAAGAGCACGACCCGTTAATTAATCGTCTTAATACAAGCAAaacacaaaaatcaaataaattatgcATGTCAACCCGCATAACCGTCTAATCTAATGAGCCGATTATGGATCATATCAATGTGAtacgtttaattaatttatttaaattggttGAATCTGTGCAACACCAACACATTTTAAACCTTATCATAAATGAATTAAACGGGTTCACATGTCAATTTGTAATACAACATGTTTTTAAGCCGTGTTATAATCGGAGCTAACCCGTTTAATATACGAACACGTTTAACCTCATCCTTAACCatcatttatttttcatattaggCTAATCATATGACCATGCTGACTCATTTTCATAACCCTAAGCAGTATAATGGAGAGGACAACTTACATGAATGACATCCATCTTGACTCCTGTAATACCAACACTTGAAAGATAAGAGTGCATAGAGTCAAAAAGTTCTCCAGCTTGCTGAGGATCAACAAGTCCAATACCACCTTCCACAATTTTAACAACAGCAAGATCTTCCATTGTACCGTCGAGACCCGGCGACATTTCGCAAgaagaaatctttgatttcaaatgtgTACTCTCAGGCCTAACTCCACCCCAAGCTCCACAAAGAGCATgccaaacatatatatcatCCAAACCCTTAAATTTTTCTCTTAAATCTCTTGTAAATGCCTTCATCCCATAATCCCCACATCCACCATTGCAAACGTTGACATTTTGTTCTCCACCAAACATGTCATCCAATTCTctcttaaatttttcaattttaatttcgtAACCCGATAAATCCCTCACACCGGATTGAATTGCCTTCTTGAGATCCTTCACAGCATGTTCGATTTCTATCGCTTTCGAAATCAACAACTTAGGCCTATTCGGATCAAACAGAATACGATTATTACGATCTGCCATGGATCCACCTATATAGTTTCTAAATTTCTGATTCTCGTCGAGTCGATGAAGCCTGCCGGTCATTTGCTCACCACCGAGAACAAGATTCTTAGCATCTTCATTCGGGTTTTCTCCGTCAAGATTAATACTTTGCCAGCCATCATCAATGATTAAAAACCTTGGATTCACACCACCTTCAACAAAATCATTCAAACCATGCCATATACCAATAGGCTCCACAGTTAAATAAAAAGCATCCCAAGTGCACCACCCAAATTTATCAACAATCTCAGGAACAATTTTCTCCTCCAAAACCCTAAATGTATTAAGATGAACTCGAATAGCACTATACGATTCTTTCATAATATTATACGGATTATCACAAACATGAACATAACCAATAGCATCAAAATTCGATTCTTTAACTCGAGTTGAACCACTCTCAGCACAAATCAAGAAATGCCCGTTAATCCC
This window contains:
- the LOC126685921 gene encoding stachyose synthase; translated protein: MAPPNNPTKSLVKILKPEASADYFQLSDGNFTVKGVKLLSQVPKNVTFSPFSSVCNSSNSDAPLPLLHRVLSQSHNGGFLGFKKHTPSDRLTNSLGTFNGRDFLSIFRFKTWWSTMWVGNSGSDLQMETQWVLFNVPEIKSYVIIIAIIEGKFRSALNPGINGHFLICAESGSTRVKESNFDAIGYVHVCDNPYNIMKESYSAIRVHLNTFRVLEEKIVPEIVDKFGWCTWDAFYLTVEPIGIWHGLNDFVEGGVNPRFLIIDDGWQSINLDGENPNEDAKNLVLGGEQMTGRLHRLDENQKFRNYIGGSMADRNNRILFDPNRPKLLISKAIEIEHAVKDLKKAIQSGVRDLSGYEIKIEKFKRELDDMFGGEQNVNVCNGGCGDYGMKAFTRDLREKFKGLDDIYVWHALCGAWGGVRPESTHLKSKISSCEMSPGLDGTMEDLAVVKIVEGGIGLVDPQQAGELFDSMHSYLSSVGITGVKMDVIHTLEYVSEEHGGRVELAKAYYKGLSDSIAKNFKGSGMISSMHQCNDFFFLGTKQISMGRTGDDFWFQDPNGDPTGAYWLQGVHMIHCAYNSLWMGQILHPDWDMFQSDHLCAKFHAGSRAICGGPVYVSDSVGCHDFELLKKLVYPDGTIPKCQHFALPTRDCLFNNPLFDMKTLLKIWNFNKYGGVIGAFNCQGAGWDPKERRIKGHPDCCKPLTATIHLTDIEWDQHKNTSPPEEYIIYLNQADKLLINSHAIQLTLQPSSFELFSFVPIKKLGPNVQFSPVGLTNMFNNGGTIQELEYCESGNDEFTVKIGVKGGGNFLAYSNVSPNKCFLNDNEIAFNWFADDGRLNLKVSWNEEMGGISKISFVFCLRLIAL